The following coding sequences are from one Maridesulfovibrio bastinii DSM 16055 window:
- the trpA gene encoding tryptophan synthase subunit alpha produces MKVSRLTEKIKESNAKGRTALVPFLPGGYPDLDKFWDEIIELDKNGADVIEIGMPFSDPVADGPVVEAASLKSLENGVNLKWIISGLKGCRDKIDAGVLLMGYLNPVLQYGIEQFAKDAQEAGVDGLIIADMPYEEGVEIKKILAEHDISLVPLVGLNTSRERMKLYAKDATGFVYFVSVLGTTGDRDTLPEDVKKGLEMAQELFDIPVALGFGLKRPEQLVALDGLVDAAVFGSALIRHVEAGKSCREFMEIWK; encoded by the coding sequence ATGAAAGTTTCCAGACTTACAGAAAAAATAAAAGAGTCTAATGCAAAAGGGCGCACCGCTCTTGTTCCCTTTCTTCCCGGAGGATATCCCGATCTTGATAAGTTCTGGGATGAAATTATTGAACTGGATAAGAACGGAGCGGATGTAATTGAAATCGGTATGCCGTTTTCTGATCCTGTTGCAGATGGTCCTGTTGTTGAAGCTGCTTCACTGAAGAGTCTTGAAAACGGCGTAAATCTCAAGTGGATTATCTCCGGACTTAAAGGGTGTCGTGATAAAATAGATGCCGGTGTCCTGCTTATGGGCTATCTCAATCCTGTCCTGCAATACGGGATAGAGCAGTTTGCAAAAGATGCTCAGGAGGCAGGAGTTGACGGACTCATCATAGCTGATATGCCTTATGAAGAGGGCGTTGAAATTAAGAAAATTCTGGCAGAGCATGATATTTCACTCGTTCCTCTGGTCGGGCTTAATACTTCCAGAGAGAGAATGAAACTTTATGCCAAGGATGCTACAGGATTTGTATATTTTGTCTCGGTTCTTGGAACTACCGGAGATCGGGACACACTGCCCGAAGATGTAAAAAAAGGTCTTGAAATGGCTCAGGAGCTGTTTGATATTCCGGTCGCTCTGGGATTCGGGCTCAAACGCCCCGAGCAGCTTGTCGCTCTGGATGGACTGGTTGACGCAGCCGTTTTCGGTTCTGCTTTGATACGTCACGTTGAAGCAGGAAAATCCTGCCGTGAATTTATGGAAATCTGGAAATAG
- a CDS encoding HAMP domain-containing sensor histidine kinase: MKVSRLYIKIFIAFVAVLMVSESIVIWVVHSGLTGNPHANRIATTLNTVKILSIDTMKPSPAEMQRMSDTELPKVLDINSSKLEHLLRLLATSFKSEIWITDRDGKVVASSFRGSPPETSRLLQKDPLWVKDNILIYKEREDGMKFTYSILPPLPLDRNQFTYHTFSKRSQFEDEAWFLRGQVLLTLLAALFLIPVSRRIIRPMKKLTSIASRYGEGDFSQRVKVKGRDEVAALAASFNDMADNLEKLLKGGKELTAHMSHEIRSPLTRMRISLEMLKEKYKRGDIFSSDKYIHDMEEEIDRMDFLVEKILQFSKMDMRTKPPMEDRVNIANLILTAIERYKTTAERSGLKIKPELDEIILEKCNVYAIRTLLDNLLDNAFKYTEKNGTISVKLADHHDKAYIEVTNTHQPIPESELSKLFNPFHRLKGEDTPGSGLGLPTAKKIVEIHGGKLSAHNTKEGFTIKMELPLK; the protein is encoded by the coding sequence ATGAAAGTCAGCCGTCTGTACATAAAAATTTTTATTGCTTTCGTAGCGGTGCTGATGGTTTCGGAATCCATTGTTATCTGGGTAGTTCACAGCGGTCTTACCGGTAATCCGCATGCCAACAGAATTGCAACCACACTGAACACGGTCAAGATTCTTTCAATTGATACCATGAAACCTTCCCCGGCAGAAATGCAGAGAATGTCCGACACGGAACTACCGAAAGTTCTGGATATAAATTCTTCAAAACTGGAGCATCTGCTCAGACTTCTGGCAACATCATTCAAGTCTGAAATATGGATTACCGACAGGGATGGCAAAGTTGTAGCCTCCTCTTTCAGAGGCAGCCCGCCGGAGACATCCAGACTGCTGCAAAAAGATCCATTGTGGGTAAAAGACAACATTCTGATTTATAAAGAACGCGAGGACGGAATGAAGTTTACCTACAGCATTCTTCCTCCGCTCCCGCTGGACAGAAATCAGTTCACCTACCACACCTTCAGCAAACGGTCACAGTTTGAAGATGAAGCATGGTTCCTGCGGGGACAGGTTTTGCTGACTCTGCTCGCAGCCCTGTTTCTTATCCCTGTATCAAGGCGTATAATACGGCCTATGAAAAAACTCACATCCATCGCTTCAAGATACGGTGAAGGTGATTTTTCCCAGAGAGTAAAAGTTAAAGGCAGGGATGAGGTTGCAGCCCTTGCCGCCTCATTCAACGATATGGCGGATAATCTCGAAAAACTTCTTAAAGGTGGTAAAGAACTTACTGCCCACATGTCACACGAAATCAGAAGTCCACTGACCAGAATGCGTATTTCCCTTGAAATGCTTAAAGAAAAATATAAAAGAGGGGATATTTTTTCATCGGATAAATATATCCATGATATGGAAGAGGAAATTGACAGGATGGATTTTCTGGTTGAAAAAATTCTCCAGTTTTCCAAAATGGATATGCGTACCAAGCCGCCCATGGAAGACCGTGTAAACATAGCAAATCTTATTCTGACAGCCATTGAAAGATACAAGACTACCGCCGAAAGATCCGGGCTGAAGATAAAACCTGAGCTGGATGAGATAATTCTGGAGAAATGCAATGTCTACGCAATAAGAACCCTTCTGGACAACCTTCTGGACAATGCATTCAAATACACTGAAAAAAATGGAACTATCAGTGTAAAATTGGCTGATCACCATGACAAAGCCTACATCGAAGTAACCAACACCCACCAACCGATACCGGAAAGTGAGCTTAGTAAACTGTTCAACCCTTTCCACAGACTAAAGGGAGAAGACACACCGGGTTCGGGACTGGGGCTTCCAACGGCTAAAAAAATAGTTGAAATACACGGTGGAAAATTATCAGCCCACAACACAAAAGAAGGCTTCACCATAAAAATGGAGCTTCCGCTTAAATAA
- a CDS encoding response regulator → MANDERVLIIDDDSKLIELITEYLTGYGYSVSSLPNGDNTLETLKNSEPDIIILDVMMPGKDGFEILNEIRREFPTPIIMLTAKGEETDRIVGLEMGADDYIAKPFNPRELLARIKAVLRRSGDKNTGAQKKISSGGITLNTGKQLLEIDDDRIELSHTEFRLFKALMQNVNIALTRDELMTLVWDKDFTAFDRSIDVHISKLRSLLKPYPAHEKRIRTVWGTGYMFVEGE, encoded by the coding sequence ATGGCAAACGATGAACGCGTACTGATTATTGATGACGACTCAAAACTAATTGAACTTATTACGGAATATCTTACAGGATACGGTTATAGCGTCAGCAGCCTCCCTAATGGTGACAACACTTTGGAAACCCTTAAGAATTCTGAACCGGATATCATTATTCTTGATGTTATGATGCCCGGAAAAGACGGGTTTGAAATTTTAAATGAAATTAGGCGTGAATTTCCCACGCCCATCATAATGCTGACCGCCAAGGGTGAAGAAACTGACAGGATTGTCGGCCTTGAAATGGGTGCTGACGATTATATCGCAAAACCGTTTAATCCAAGAGAACTGCTCGCAAGGATAAAAGCTGTTCTGCGGCGTTCAGGTGACAAAAATACCGGTGCGCAGAAAAAAATAAGCTCCGGCGGAATAACCCTCAATACAGGCAAACAGCTGCTGGAAATTGATGATGACCGCATAGAACTTTCCCACACAGAATTCAGACTTTTCAAAGCCCTGATGCAGAATGTAAATATAGCTCTGACCCGTGACGAGCTGATGACACTGGTCTGGGACAAAGATTTTACAGCTTTCGACCGCAGTATTGATGTGCACATAAGCAAGCTGCGCTCCCTGCTTAAACCTTATCCGGCCCATGAAAAGAGAATTAGAACAGTCTGGGGTACCGGCTACATGTTTGTGGAGGGAGAATGA
- a CDS encoding efflux transporter outer membrane subunit, which translates to MPENGKRFLYLALVTLLICGCSPFRPDNRDLSKIDLPKTYSLYSENGTTSDEWWKNFGSSDLDILVKEALEKNFDIRKAWARLKQANAAAVQAGADKLPSLNGNADYSYRKTGSENSASKKITETENHELGLTAAYEFDFWGRVEAQAKAGELNAFASREDVNAAAMTVAAEVVSRWIEIQTRREEIKILLKQVETNRTYLDLLELRFRNSLATALDVFQQREQVARIKAKIPPIEARERTLINELALLLGRPAGTLKVAEEKLPELPPKPESGIPSKLLAYRPDVRAAGIRVRSSDWDVAEARANRLPSFTISANSAFIGEQLATLFNGWAIGLAASITGPIFDGGYRSAEVDKSRAVVQERLEDYKSVVYTALNEVENAMINETWQEKYITATEDQLKAARNNFNEAGSRYLQGLEDYLPVLSGLSSVQDLELNLAGDRGDLLLYRVELYRSLGGGWTERLKNPLPETGKKAESAKDKK; encoded by the coding sequence ATGCCGGAAAATGGAAAAAGATTTCTTTATCTAGCTCTGGTGACACTGCTTATCTGTGGTTGTTCACCTTTCAGGCCGGACAACAGAGATCTTTCCAAGATTGATTTACCGAAAACATACAGCCTTTACTCAGAAAACGGAACAACTTCGGACGAGTGGTGGAAAAACTTCGGCAGTTCCGATCTTGATATACTTGTAAAAGAAGCTCTTGAAAAAAATTTCGATATCAGAAAAGCATGGGCAAGATTGAAGCAGGCTAATGCGGCCGCTGTTCAGGCCGGAGCCGATAAACTGCCGAGCCTTAATGGAAATGCTGATTATTCTTACCGTAAAACGGGCAGTGAAAACAGTGCCTCAAAAAAAATAACTGAAACAGAAAATCATGAGCTGGGGCTGACCGCTGCTTATGAGTTTGATTTCTGGGGTCGTGTCGAGGCTCAGGCCAAAGCCGGTGAACTTAATGCTTTTGCTTCACGGGAAGATGTTAACGCCGCGGCCATGACAGTTGCAGCTGAAGTCGTCAGCAGATGGATTGAGATACAGACCAGACGTGAAGAAATAAAAATTCTGCTTAAGCAGGTTGAAACAAACAGAACATATCTTGATCTGCTTGAGCTGCGTTTCAGAAATTCTCTGGCCACCGCTCTTGATGTTTTTCAGCAGCGTGAACAGGTCGCCCGGATAAAGGCTAAAATTCCTCCCATAGAAGCGCGGGAGAGAACTTTAATCAACGAGCTTGCCCTGCTTCTTGGCAGACCGGCAGGAACACTTAAAGTTGCGGAAGAAAAATTGCCGGAACTTCCTCCGAAACCGGAGTCGGGAATCCCTTCAAAGCTGCTGGCATATCGGCCTGATGTCCGTGCCGCAGGGATCAGAGTCCGTTCATCGGATTGGGACGTTGCCGAAGCCCGCGCCAACAGGCTGCCATCTTTCACTATAAGTGCCAACAGCGCTTTTATCGGCGAACAGCTGGCCACGCTTTTCAACGGCTGGGCTATAGGTCTTGCGGCTTCTATTACCGGACCTATTTTTGACGGTGGATACCGCTCGGCTGAAGTGGATAAATCCCGTGCGGTGGTTCAGGAACGTCTGGAAGACTATAAGTCCGTTGTTTACACGGCCTTGAACGAAGTTGAAAACGCTATGATCAATGAAACATGGCAGGAAAAATATATCACAGCTACAGAAGATCAGCTCAAAGCTGCCCGGAATAATTTCAATGAGGCCGGTTCTCGTTACCTTCAGGGGCTTGAAGATTATCTGCCCGTATTGAGCGGTCTTTCCAGTGTTCAGGATCTTGAATTGAATCTGGCTGGAGATCGCGGTGATCTTCTGCTTTACCGGGTTGAGTTGTACCGCTCTCTTGGCGGAGGCTGGACAGAACGTCTTAAAAATCCGCTTCCTGAAACCGGGAAAAAGGCTGAATCAGCAAAGGATAAAAAGTGA
- a CDS encoding efflux RND transporter periplasmic adaptor subunit has translation MAKHRMNEIINIGLKAVIPLVILAIAAVGAYTMIMTKPVAHKKAPKVPVPVVEVTYLKPENSRIWTEAMGTVEPAREINLGSQVSGKIISVSSSFIPGGLFKKGQEILRIDPIDYELAVKQQQAVVTEAEYNLKIELGHQKVAGREWKLLGESTGKAGSGSSDLALRKPHLEKARADLESARSKLRAANIDLSRTRIKAPFSAQVVSRSVDLGSIVSSQQTLAHLVGTDEAWILATVPVDRLRRISFPDNESGLKGSDVEIAVNGENTFSDKRGEVVRLLPSLEEKGRMSRVIISVADPFNLDRVKNIPKLLLDSYVRVRIDSGVLEDVYVIPRDAFRDNNTVWIMKPDNTLEVRRVDSVWRDSKYIYVKKGLTPGERLVLTDIPAPLEGMKLRESESLAARNHNG, from the coding sequence ATGGCTAAACACCGCATGAATGAAATTATCAATATAGGTTTGAAGGCCGTTATTCCGCTCGTCATTCTGGCTATAGCCGCGGTCGGGGCCTATACCATGATAATGACCAAGCCTGTTGCTCATAAAAAGGCACCGAAAGTTCCGGTCCCTGTTGTCGAAGTTACCTATCTAAAACCGGAAAATTCCCGGATATGGACGGAAGCCATGGGAACTGTAGAACCGGCGCGCGAGATTAATCTTGGATCGCAGGTTTCAGGTAAGATTATTTCTGTGAGCAGTTCATTTATTCCGGGCGGTTTATTCAAAAAAGGGCAGGAAATACTGCGTATCGATCCGATAGATTATGAGCTGGCGGTAAAGCAGCAGCAGGCAGTAGTCACAGAAGCTGAATATAATTTGAAAATAGAACTCGGACATCAGAAAGTAGCCGGACGTGAATGGAAGCTTCTTGGTGAAAGTACCGGTAAGGCCGGTTCCGGCAGTTCTGATCTGGCTCTTAGAAAACCCCATCTTGAAAAAGCCAGAGCTGATCTTGAATCAGCCCGCTCAAAGTTAAGGGCTGCAAACATTGATCTTTCCAGAACAAGGATAAAAGCTCCATTTTCAGCTCAGGTTGTAAGCCGCTCGGTTGATCTTGGCTCCATAGTAAGCTCTCAGCAGACCCTTGCCCATCTGGTTGGAACTGATGAAGCATGGATTCTGGCAACTGTTCCTGTAGACCGTCTGCGCCGGATAAGCTTTCCCGATAATGAAAGCGGGCTGAAAGGTTCGGATGTCGAAATTGCGGTAAATGGTGAAAATACATTTTCTGACAAACGTGGTGAGGTTGTGCGTTTGCTGCCTTCGCTGGAAGAAAAGGGACGGATGTCCAGAGTTATCATTTCTGTTGCAGACCCTTTTAATCTTGACCGGGTTAAGAATATTCCAAAACTTTTGCTCGATAGCTATGTCCGGGTAAGAATTGACAGCGGTGTACTTGAGGATGTCTATGTCATCCCCCGTGATGCTTTCAGGGATAACAATACTGTCTGGATAATGAAACCGGATAACACGCTGGAAGTCCGCAGGGTCGATTCCGTATGGCGCGATAGCAAATATATCTATGTCAAAAAAGGACTCACCCCCGGAGAAAGACTTGTCCTTACCGATATTCCGGCACCTCTCGAAGGTATGAAACTGCGGGAATCCGAAAGCCTTGCCGCGAGGAACCATAATGGCTGA
- a CDS encoding efflux RND transporter permease subunit, whose translation MADQSKYSGGPIAWMAGNSVAANLLMIVFLVGGLIMALNIKQEVFPEFDTDTVTISVAYPGSSPEEVEQGIVLAVEEAVMGLDGVDEVTSTANEGSGTVMVEAVEGADLQQLSQDIQNEVDRITSFPEDSEDPVIKVSSRKRQVLSLLVSGNENLHVLRNVAEELRQELISDPGITQVELHDANGLQISIEIPQEKLRAYNLTLHEVADRLADSAVELPGGGVKSSSGEILVRIKERKDYARDFARVPVITGDDGTELYLEDIANVKEDFQDEDSVTLFNKKPAVRIDVYRIGDQTPITVSEATHKKLLEFNKRLPAGVHVDVRNDLSDIFKERIDLLLRNGYMGLGLVFIFLALFLDPRLAFWVALGIPISFLGSMVILPYFDTSINMITMFAFIISLGIVVDDAIVVGENVYTYRQKGMSWSDAAIRGAKEICMPVVFSVLTNIVAFMPLFFVPGFMGKIFKMIPIVVISVFSVSLIESIFILPAHLSHTSNRKPGRLMSGIIRYQNHVSNGLLTFINKVYRPFLDRAVSWKYTTFAAGLAILILSGAYVASGRLGFTLFPKIESDYSYLTLTMPYGTAVEKTEKVHDIVVKAARDVAEKHGGDKLVSGIYTRIGGSDGSTSGPHVLRVQVYLTKSDVRPISTDQFTSEWRRAVGDIPGVKTMLFESDRGGPGHGASLEIELSHSDVKTLEEAAEELAAALSFYPKVKDIDSGYTPGKRQLDFEILPEGLSLGLTPKMVASQVRAAYYGAEVLRQQRGRNEVKVMVRLPEKERALEYNLEEMMIRTPDGRFVPLRQVVKIKYGRSYTIINRRNGRRIVTVSGDVTPRKETSQVMASVTKDIMPELVSRYPGLTYSFEGKQADLKDSVNSLIQGLFMAMLVIYALLAIPFKSYFQPLIIMVSIPFGIVGAVIGHALLGYSLSLMSMFGIVALSGVVVNDSLVLIDTANVLRRKGHCAHDAVLNAGASRFRPIMLTTVTTFGGLAPMIAETSRQARFLIPMAISLGFGILFATLITLILVPSLYMILEDFISIFRRIFGHRDPDEGCVEGEDTSKPSEIREN comes from the coding sequence ATGGCTGATCAGTCTAAATATTCCGGAGGGCCGATTGCCTGGATGGCCGGTAATTCCGTGGCCGCAAATCTGCTGATGATTGTTTTTCTTGTCGGTGGACTGATCATGGCTTTGAATATCAAGCAGGAGGTTTTTCCTGAATTTGATACTGACACAGTCACGATATCCGTTGCTTATCCCGGTTCAAGCCCGGAAGAAGTGGAGCAGGGAATAGTACTTGCCGTTGAAGAAGCTGTCATGGGTCTTGACGGAGTTGATGAAGTTACTTCAACCGCCAACGAAGGCTCCGGTACTGTTATGGTAGAAGCCGTGGAAGGGGCTGACCTTCAGCAGCTTTCACAGGATATTCAGAACGAAGTTGACCGGATAACCTCTTTTCCTGAAGATTCGGAAGATCCGGTAATCAAAGTTTCTTCCCGTAAACGTCAGGTTTTGTCGCTGCTTGTTTCAGGTAATGAAAATCTGCATGTTCTGAGAAATGTTGCTGAGGAATTGCGTCAGGAGCTGATAAGCGATCCCGGTATAACTCAGGTTGAACTCCATGACGCCAACGGACTTCAGATTTCTATTGAAATACCTCAGGAAAAACTGCGGGCGTATAATCTTACTCTCCATGAAGTCGCGGACAGGCTTGCTGATTCCGCAGTGGAGCTGCCCGGTGGCGGAGTAAAATCTTCATCCGGTGAAATTCTTGTTCGTATTAAGGAACGCAAGGATTACGCCCGTGATTTTGCAAGGGTCCCCGTTATCACCGGTGATGACGGAACCGAGCTTTATCTGGAAGATATTGCCAATGTAAAAGAGGATTTTCAGGATGAAGATTCGGTAACCCTGTTTAACAAGAAGCCGGCTGTAAGAATTGATGTCTACAGAATTGGAGACCAGACTCCTATAACGGTATCTGAGGCTACCCATAAAAAGCTTTTGGAATTTAATAAAAGGCTCCCTGCCGGCGTGCATGTGGATGTCCGCAATGATTTATCCGATATTTTCAAGGAACGCATCGATCTGCTTTTAAGAAACGGCTATATGGGGCTGGGACTTGTTTTTATTTTTCTGGCTCTGTTTCTTGATCCGCGGCTGGCTTTCTGGGTTGCTCTGGGTATTCCCATTTCTTTTCTGGGTTCAATGGTCATCCTTCCTTATTTTGATACCAGCATCAACATGATCACAATGTTCGCCTTTATTATTTCTCTTGGTATCGTGGTTGATGATGCTATCGTTGTCGGAGAAAATGTTTATACCTACCGGCAGAAGGGGATGTCATGGAGTGATGCTGCAATACGCGGTGCAAAAGAAATATGTATGCCTGTCGTATTCAGTGTGCTCACCAATATTGTAGCTTTTATGCCGCTGTTTTTTGTTCCGGGATTTATGGGTAAGATTTTTAAAATGATTCCCATAGTTGTTATTTCTGTTTTTTCTGTTTCCCTTATTGAGAGTATTTTTATTCTTCCGGCACACCTGAGCCATACCAGCAATCGTAAACCCGGCAGACTCATGTCCGGAATAATCAGATATCAGAATCATGTTTCCAACGGGCTGCTGACTTTTATTAATAAAGTTTACAGGCCGTTTCTTGATCGTGCAGTAAGCTGGAAATATACAACTTTTGCTGCCGGACTTGCCATTCTTATTCTTTCAGGGGCTTATGTAGCAAGTGGAAGACTGGGATTCACCCTTTTTCCGAAAATAGAATCTGATTACTCATATCTGACTTTGACCATGCCTTACGGCACAGCAGTGGAAAAGACTGAAAAAGTACATGATATCGTAGTCAAAGCCGCCCGTGATGTTGCTGAAAAACACGGCGGGGATAAGCTGGTATCAGGAATATATACCAGAATAGGGGGTTCGGATGGCAGCACCAGCGGACCGCATGTGCTGCGTGTTCAGGTTTATCTTACAAAATCTGATGTAAGGCCCATTTCAACGGATCAGTTTACCAGTGAATGGCGCAGGGCGGTTGGTGATATACCCGGCGTTAAAACCATGCTTTTTGAATCGGATCGTGGCGGTCCGGGACACGGCGCTTCATTGGAAATTGAACTCAGCCATTCTGATGTTAAAACTTTAGAAGAAGCAGCGGAAGAACTTGCTGCGGCCCTGTCTTTCTACCCAAAAGTCAAGGATATTGATTCAGGATATACACCGGGAAAAAGGCAGCTTGATTTTGAAATTCTGCCTGAGGGACTAAGTCTGGGACTTACTCCTAAAATGGTTGCGTCACAGGTACGTGCCGCATACTACGGTGCGGAAGTTCTGCGCCAGCAGCGTGGCCGTAATGAGGTCAAGGTCATGGTTCGCCTTCCTGAGAAAGAGCGTGCTCTTGAGTATAATCTTGAAGAAATGATGATCCGCACTCCTGATGGCAGATTCGTACCGCTGCGGCAGGTTGTAAAAATTAAATACGGCCGTTCATACACCATAATAAACAGGCGTAACGGGCGCAGGATTGTTACTGTAAGCGGGGATGTCACTCCCAGAAAAGAAACATCTCAGGTTATGGCTTCCGTCACCAAAGATATAATGCCGGAGCTTGTGTCCCGCTATCCGGGGTTGACCTATAGTTTTGAAGGCAAACAGGCTGACCTTAAAGACAGTGTGAACAGTCTGATTCAAGGACTGTTTATGGCAATGCTGGTTATATATGCTTTGCTGGCAATTCCATTTAAAAGCTATTTTCAGCCGCTGATTATTATGGTCAGTATTCCTTTTGGAATAGTCGGAGCTGTTATCGGGCATGCTCTTTTAGGCTATAGTCTGAGCCTGATGTCCATGTTCGGAATTGTTGCCCTGAGTGGAGTGGTGGTCAACGATTCACTGGTTCTTATCGATACGGCCAACGTCCTGAGACGCAAGGGCCATTGCGCCCATGATGCGGTGCTTAATGCCGGAGCATCAAGATTCAGGCCCATCATGCTTACAACTGTAACTACTTTCGGCGGGCTGGCCCCAATGATAGCAGAAACCTCAAGGCAGGCCCGTTTTCTTATTCCAATGGCTATTTCACTGGGATTCGGAATCCTCTTCGCTACTTTAATCACTCTTATACTGGTGCCTTCATTATATATGATTCTTGAAGATTTTATTTCCATATTCAGAAGAATTTTCGGGCACAGAGATCCTGATGAAGGGTGTGTAGAGGGTGAAGATACCTCAAAGCCATCAGAGATAAGAGAAAACTGA